A stretch of DNA from Desmospora activa DSM 45169:
GCAGGTGCTCGGTTATATGGCGGGGAGAGAGGCGCCGTGATCAATTATATCTGGTTGTTTATGATTATCAGCGGGGTGGTTGCAGCCGCCGCTCAGGGACAGATGGACCTTGTCACCCAGGCCGCTTTAAAGGGAGCGAAAGATGGGGTGGCCGTATGTATCGGCTTGATCAGTATTCTTGTATTTTGGTTGGGGATTATGCGAATTGCACAGGATGCCGGGCTTTTAAAAGTGTTGGCCCGTTTACTGGGCCCAGTGGTACGACTTTTGTTTCCTGATGTTCCCCGGGATCACCCGGCGATGGGTTATATTGTATCCAATATGAGCGCTAATCTGTTTGGCTTGGGAAATGCGGCTACTCCCATGGGGATGAAAGCGATGGAAGAATTACAAAAATTAAATCCCGATCCAAAGGTGGCCACTCCGGCGATGTGTACGCTTTTGGCACTCAACACATCCAGTTTAACCTTAATCCCTACCACAATGATCGGTTTGCGAATGGACCTGGGTTCCACTGAGCCGACAGCCATCATCGGAACGACATTGGTGGCTACCTTTTGCTCCTCACTGGCTGCGATTTTGCTCGACCGTTGGTTTCGCCGTCGGATGAGCAGACGAATGGAATCATAGGCTCTAGGGGTGAGGGGGAGTAGAATGATGCAAACGATCTCGTTTTTATCGGCAATTGCGATTCCGGCGATTCTAGCTTTTATCCCCCTGTACGCCTTGGTGCGGGGAGTACCGGCATACGAAAGTTTTGTCGAAGGTGCCAAAGAAGGCTTTCCCACCGCTATCCAAATTATTCCCCATTTGGTGGGGATGATGGTGGCAGTCTCTATCTTTCGAGAAACCGGAGCGTTACAGTTTTATCTCAGTTTATTTAAGCCGCTGCTGGCCTGGATTCACTTTCCGGAAGAGGTGCTGCCCCTAGGGTTGTTACGACCGATCACCGGTACCGGCGCCTTGGCTTATGCGGAAAATCTGATGTCTACCTACGGCCCGGATTCATTTTTGGGGCGATTGGCTGCCACGATGCAGGGGAGTACCGATACCACCTTATATGTCTTGACGGTCTATTTTGGCGCCGTGGGAATCCGCCGTTCGCTCTATGCGGTAAAGGTGGGGTTGCTGGCGGATCTGACTGGGGTGTTGGCATCATGGATGATTGTGTTGTGGGTGTTTGGTGGGTGATTTAGGCTTTATTACCGCTTCAAGGAAGTGAGGATGCCCGCTCCGCCTCCTTCGTCCGCAACCAGCGTATATGCGAAAAGCATATGTGGCCGCTAAACGGTTGGGAACTGCGGAGACTCCGCTAGGTAATCGATCAAAGCGAGATCCGGGAATGGAGTGACCAAGTCGAGACTTGTGCTTTCGTGCAAAGGGCGCTATGTCGGAAATCGTTCCCCCTATTCCTAATCTAGTTTGTCAGCAGCCTCAAAGCCCTGTTGGGCTTTTTTTATTTTGTCTGATTGTCCGGCGGCTTGTGAAGGGTGCCGCAAATGGATAAGATGGCTATTGAGGTGAAAACATGGAACGATTGCAAAAAGTGATGGCTCATGCCGGTGTGGCGTCCCGGCGGAAGTGTGAAGAGCTCATCCGTTTAGGCCGGGTGCAGGTGAACGGTCATCCGGTGACAGAGCTGGGACGACGCGTCGATCCGATCAAAGATCGTATTCAGGTGGATGGACGGGAGATACGCCAGGAGTCCAAGCGTTATTTTCTTTTCTATAAACCGCGGGGGGTGATCACCAGTCTTTCTGATCCGCATGGACGGAGGGTGGTGACTGATTTTTTCCGCGAGGTGGATCAACGGGTTTATCCTGTGGGTCGATTGGATTATGATACCGAAGGGTTACTTTTGCTGACCAACGATGGGGAGTTGGCCAATCGCTTGGCTCACCCCCGCCATGAGGTGGACAAGGTGTACCAGGCCCGTGTTGTGGGCCATCCTGGAGAGGAGGCGCTGCAACGGTTGCGCCGGGGGATCAAGCTAGAAGATGGCTGGACGGCTCCGGCTCAGGTGCGACTGTTGGAAAAAGAGGAGAAGGGAAGCTGGCTGGAACTGATTATTCATGAGGGACGGAATCGCCAAATCCGGCGCATGCTGAAGGCGATTGGTCATCCGGTGCGGCGATTGATTCGCACACAAGTCGCTTTTCTTACGCTGGATGGTTTAAGGCCGGGTCGCCATCGTGAGTTAAAGCCAGCCGAAGTGACGCAATTGTGGAAACGGATGGGGGATTAAGCTGGGTTTTCAAACAATCTTCATAGGAATCGACGGTTGTATCGATGACCTGGCGGTATAATGGGGAAATGAACGGGGGTTTTCTCCAATGTTGGGATTCCTCCCGGGAAGCGGGGGTGAAATCGGTGGTTAACACCAAGTGTGAATGCGGACATAACAACCCCGTCGGTACCACGTTGTGTGAGTACTGTGGGAAGCCGTTAGATGAGGAAAAAGAGGACCAGCCGCTTGAGATGCGGTACGAGGGTAAAGCCCGTCGTTCGCAAACGCAAAACCAAACGATCTTGGATCGGATCTGGAACTTTTTTTCATCTGTCAAAGTGGCGATATATTTGATTGTGATTACGTTATTAGCGTCGATCTTAGGCACGCTGTTGCCGCAGGAACGATTTATCCCATCAAACCGGCCTGACGTTTATTATGCACAGGAATACGGCATATGGGGCGATCTCTTTTATCGTTTGGGCCTTTCCGATATGTACAATTCATGGTGGTTTATCGCCTTGTTGGCGATGATTGGGATATCATTGGTGGTATGTAGTCTCGATCGGGTTGTGCCGTTGTATAAAGCGTTAAAAAATCAGCGGGTCGTCAAGAATATCACCTTTATCCAACGCCAGCGGGCGAG
This window harbors:
- a CDS encoding spore maturation protein — encoded protein: MMQTISFLSAIAIPAILAFIPLYALVRGVPAYESFVEGAKEGFPTAIQIIPHLVGMMVAVSIFRETGALQFYLSLFKPLLAWIHFPEEVLPLGLLRPITGTGALAYAENLMSTYGPDSFLGRLAATMQGSTDTTLYVLTVYFGAVGIRRSLYAVKVGLLADLTGVLASWMIVLWVFGG
- a CDS encoding nucleoside recognition domain-containing protein — translated: MINYIWLFMIISGVVAAAAQGQMDLVTQAALKGAKDGVAVCIGLISILVFWLGIMRIAQDAGLLKVLARLLGPVVRLLFPDVPRDHPAMGYIVSNMSANLFGLGNAATPMGMKAMEELQKLNPDPKVATPAMCTLLALNTSSLTLIPTTMIGLRMDLGSTEPTAIIGTTLVATFCSSLAAILLDRWFRRRMSRRMES
- a CDS encoding pseudouridine synthase, with amino-acid sequence MERLQKVMAHAGVASRRKCEELIRLGRVQVNGHPVTELGRRVDPIKDRIQVDGREIRQESKRYFLFYKPRGVITSLSDPHGRRVVTDFFREVDQRVYPVGRLDYDTEGLLLLTNDGELANRLAHPRHEVDKVYQARVVGHPGEEALQRLRRGIKLEDGWTAPAQVRLLEKEEKGSWLELIIHEGRNRQIRRMLKAIGHPVRRLIRTQVAFLTLDGLRPGRHRELKPAEVTQLWKRMGD